The DNA window GTACTGCTGCCGCCTGTCATGCTGCTCATTGATGGCAATGTTGCTTACTGGCACAACACACGGCGTGTTGAGTTCTGGAACCAGATGAAGCTCCTTGGAGAGAGTGTGGGCATCTTCGGAACTGCTGTCATCCTGGCCACTGATGGCTGAGTTTTATggcaagaggctgagatgggcacaGGGAGCCACTGAGGGTCACCCTGCCTTCCTCCTCGCTGGCCCAGTTGCTGTTTATTTATGCTTTTTGGCCCGTTtgatcttttgcttttttaaaatttttttttgcagttaaGAGGCAGCTCATTTGTCCAAATTTTTGGGCTTAGCGCTTGGGAGGGCAGGAGCCCTGGCACTGATGCCGTACAGGTTTTTTTCCTGTTAGGAGAGCTGAGGCCAGCTGCCCCCTGGATCTCCTGTCCCTGAGAAGGGAGTATGGCAGGACTGGGATGCGGCTACTGAGAGTGGGAGATAGGGGAAGGAAGATGGAAATTGGAAGTGAGCAAATGTGAAAAATTCCTGTTTGAAACTGGCAGATGCAGTTAGGCTCTGCAGTGCTGTTCAGAGACtgagagtgagtgtgtgttgaCACATGTGGATCAGGCCCAGGAGGGGCACAGGAGCTGAGCACTACAGAAGTCACATGGGTCCTCAGGGCATGTTAGGGGCAGAAACAGTACCAGCTCTCTGTCACTCACCTTGCGAGCGGAGCAGGCCCTGGTCTGCTCTGGGCTGTGCAGGGGTGGAACAGGCAGTGACCAGCTTTGCCCTTCCTGCTGTCTCTGTTTCTAGCTCCATGGTTGGCCTGGTGAGGGTGGAGTTCCCTCCCAAACACCAGACCACAGAGTCctccaaaaataaacattttatatagacatttggttttgcttttctgttctccCCAACAGGGCACTTTGCCATTGGCTAGGATTGATCTTGGGTTTCTTGAAACACCAGATCTCTGGTTAAGCCCCACCTTGGGCCTCCTGTGATCTTTCCCCTGTTCCAAGATTTCCCACAGTTCTttggctctctctcttttttttttttttttttaatttttcacttctttgttttttagagacgaagtctcactttggtgtccaggctggtttcagactccTTGGCTCAATCAatttttgttgtccaggctggtttcaaactccttggctcaatcgattcttcagcctcagctgcagcctcccaaagtgctgggactacaggcgggagccactgtgcccaatggCTCTCTTTTTCAAGAATCTCAAAATCTTCACTGTACTATATGCTTTCGATCCCTCACCTCAATCCCTCTTGttgtaggttgtctttttctCCCCATTTGGAGCTGATTCTTATGAAGACATCTTTGGTGAGAGCTGCTAGAGGGAGAGAACTGTGAAGTGTCCACTGTGAAgtagaatattttacattttacacatgaaggaaatggaggctcagagagggtaagcaGTTTTGGTCAAGCCACAGAGCAAATCCAGCCCACAGAGCTGGATTCCAGGTCAGGTCTATGTAATGGCCAGGTCCAGATATGTACTCAGTGTGACCCATCTCCTGAGGGGAGACAGAGTCCACCCTATTCCAGTCCCTACTGTGCCATGATGGTCTCTCTGTTGACCTTctccctttgtttttttgttgttgttgtttgtttttgagatggagtcttgctctgtcgcccagactggagtgcagtggtgcgatctctgctcgctgcgagctccacctcccaggttcatgccatcctcctgcctcagcctcccgagtagcttggactacagtttttgtttttgttttttttttgagacagagtctcgctctgtcacccaagctggagtgcagtggtggcatgatctcagcttactgcaacctccgcctctcgggttcaagtgattctcctgcctcagtctcccaagtagctgggattataggtgcctgccaccatgcctggtgaatttttgtattttttagtagagacagggtttcaccacattgaccaggctggtttcaaactcctgacctcgttatcctcccgccttggcctcccaaagtgctgggattacaggggcgagccactgcacctggcgacCTTCTCCCTTCTGGCCTATGTGCGTCTGCCAGAAAGTCACCCCAGCAGTAGCTGGTATGGTGCCTGGTACATCATGGAGCTTCAAAAAATGTCCAGTGAAACCCCTGGGCTTTGGATTTCTGCCCATGTAGTCCTGTAGAGACTGGACACAACTGCTAGTAGGGCCTAGGGGAAAAGGTCCAAGTTTGAGCTTTTAagccaaagtctttttttttttttttttttttttttgaggatgcagtctttctctgtcaccaggctggagtgcagtggcacgatctcagctcactgcaacgtctgcctcctgggttcaagcaattcctctgcctcagcctccggagtagctgggactacaggtgcatgcctccatgcccgggtaattttttgtattttcagtagagacaggggttcaccatattagccaggatggtcttgatctcctgacctcgtgatccgcctgcctcagcctcccaaagtgctgggattacaggcatgagccaccacgcccggcccaccaAAGCCATCTTTTAACTTCTCTGGGCTCTTGCAGGTAAACGGTCTGCCACGGATGTCTGGTTCTGGCTGTGAGCCCAGCCTAGAAAGGGAGTTATGGGTGGAGGTACCCACAGGGAAGGGGAGCTGGTGCTGCTGTGGCCTGGTCTGTGGAAGGGAAGATGCTTCCTAACCTCTGGGAGGGAGACGGTGGCAGCATTCATCATAGAAGTCGTCTACTCCCTCCAAGAGTCCTCTGATTCCCCAGCCCTCAAGATCTTACTcccagcctgtaatcctagcactttgcgagaccaaggagggaggattgcttgagcccaggagtttgagaccagccttggcaacatagtgagacctcatctccaacaacaacaaaaaagccaggtgtggcagtgcgtgcctgtggtaccagcctacttaggaggctgacgtgggaggactgcttgagcctgggaggtcgaggctgcagtgagctgtgattgcaccactgtactccagccttagtaaaagagcaagaccctgtcttaaaaaaaaaatcttgctccCACGGGGtcacttctaattttctttcaagTGTGAGCTGACTCTCAGAcaagtatttgcattttaatcaaGGCCTCCTGAAAAACTGCAaaacccaaaagaattaaaatgaatgGTACAATATCACGCAGGCAGGGGTGTTATTTTGGGTAAGGGAGCCTCAAAACATAGCACAGAGGCACAGAAACTGGCCCACCCTTAGGGTTAGTCCTGAGTAGAGCCCTGGAAGGCATCTTCCCCTCCCCTAATCCCCAGGTTGAAAATTGAAGGCCATTTGCTTGTGGCTTTGGAGCGAGTCGAGTTGGGGTCCTAGACTGGCCCCCCTCTTTCCTGTGCTTGTCCCACTTCAGCGCCTCCTCTGGGCAGAGCTGGGGCAGCTTTCTCCTTTGCAGATCACTCAGCCAACAAGCCCCATCCAGCCTGTGGCTGGCTGCCTGGGGTCATCCCCAGCTGGCATGGCTTTTGGTCCACCCTGGCCATTCCAGGGCCTGTAGGGTCCATGGTGAAGGTCAGCTGCCTGGGTCAGAAGCTGGCTTGTGAAAGGAGTCTGGCAGTCCCTTGGCATGGTTGACCAACTCATAGGAGTCCCGGATATCAGCCAGGCCGAACCAGAAGAAGATCCACTGCTTGTTGGAGAAGCTGCCATCACTGTGTTTGAAGTACCTGGGTGTGGGGAGGTGATGCAGGAAAGTTTTTAGGGCAAGGCCAGTGTTCATTACTCACTGGTTGTCTTCAAAGAATACTGATTGAGGACCTACTGCATGCTGGGCACCCAGCTAGGTCCTGCTGTGTGTTATTTTATCTTCACAGCAGAGGCCTGAGCCTGGCATTTTTCAGCTCACAGAGAAGcagctaaggctcagagaagttaggtaCCTTGCCAGGCACACACAGGAAGGGAGCGGGTGCCTTGCTCTCCACACTGCCTTGGCTGCTCAGCAAAGAGGAGGGTTCTTGCTCACTTCCTAGTGCTCACAGAGCAGGGTGTAGGGGTGAGGGGGTAGTTACTGAAGGAGAGAGGAGGGTTGTTCCACTGGAGGCACCGCAAGCCTCCAATAGACCCTGAAGGGTTAGGATTCCTCAGGCCCCTGTGAGAGGCGGGCTGCGTGGGGGTTAGGAGGTGTCACATGCTTCCAGGAAAGGAGTGTTAAGCGTGCTCTAACTCGGGAAATCTCAGGCTTTCTGTGAGGTCTGCCCCTGGGAGGTAGTGAAAGGGAGAGCAGTGGACGAAGAGGAAGCCCAGCCTTCCTGGCATGGTTCGCAAGggctggagaggagagggaagtaGGGGCCCAGCCCAGAGCTGGGAGTGGCGGGACCTACCAGGGATTGATGGGGTTGGTGACCCGGGAGCGCCAGAAAAGCGTCTGCAGGTCCCGCCTCAGGCACTCCCACAGCATCTGCCCGGAGCCTTGGCCCTGGCGGCTGGAGCTCACCACAAATTTGTCCAGGTACGGGGTGCCCCCCAGGACGGGCTCCATGGTCAGAATGGCGGCAGCGTTGTACCTGGCGCAGCGGGAGAGCGGCAGGCTGGGACCTCTCCTTGGTCCGAAGCTGCCCTACTGCCTCCCAGACCCTGCCCTCTGGGGTCCGCAGGCTCACCCCTCGGAGACGTAGATGGAGTGCAGCCGCGGGCGCAGCGAGGCCAGGTAGTCGTCCCTGAGCTTCTTGCCGAAGCTGGCGTTGACCAGGTCCACTAGACGGCCCTGGTCCAGCTCGTCCAGCCTGCGCACCCGTAGCATTCGCTCCGCATTCTTGAACAGGGTCCCGGACCCtggaggaggatggggaggggcTCGTCTGGCTGGAGAGCCGTTTGCGCAGCCTGGTGGGGGCCGCAGGTAGGACACAGGCTGGTGGGACAGTTTCTGTCTTTGGGAGACCTCCACAGTGAAATGATTTCAGTGGTCTGCATAGATTTGTCTGTGATTTTCATTAAAGGAGATGCTTTTCTCAGGCAGAGATCGTGCCCCAAGCTCCTCCTGTCGCCTGGAGCCCTACCCACTTACCTTagtcctccctctctccttgaAGTCTGTCTCCCGCCACTGACCCGGCCCACCCACCTAAGCCCCGCCCATCTCTCACGGTCGAACCCCTCCCTCGTGGTCCCGCCCCTCCTGGCCCCGCCCACCGGACCCTTCcttcccccccccaccccgcccccgccAGTCCTGCCCATTCCTTTAATTCCTTTGGAGTTCCCTTCCAGTAAGCTGTGTCTCCTCCTCTCTCACCTCCCCtgggcggcggcagcagcaggaGCCAATGCTGTGACAATCCCCGCCCCCTCTACGGTCCCTGTACAGGAGGAGAAGCCGCTCCTCCTGCCCGCAGACACCCAGCCCCGGCCAGTGCTCACTCCCGGGACCCAGTCCCCTGCCCGCCCACCGCCCTCACCCTTGTTGCTGAAGAGCTCAGTGAGCAGAGTGCTAGCGGCGGTGATGACGGCTGAGGAGTGGTGGGGCAGGCGGCTGAGCACGTCCACGATGAGCCGCATCTGCTGCCGTTCTTTTGTGCTCACCCACTCGGCGTTGCTCACCAGGTCCAGGTCGGCGGGCAGGTTCACGTTACTCAGGACCTGTGTCCGGAGCCAGCGGGTGAGCCTGGCCCACGGCCGGCACGGACTGCGCCCCTGCTCCCACGGACCTCTCTTTTCTCTTACCCCTTTATCCTTCCGCTGGGAGTCCTTGGCTGGGGAGGGCGCAGATCTAGGCACCCGGGGCCGAACTCCTCCCCTATACTCCCTTAGGCTTTTCTACCCACCCGGCTTGCTAGTGAGTCTGCGGCCCGTCGGGGAGAAGTGCGAGGGGCGCAAGAGAAGGCCCAGATCGCCGGGGTGGGCGATGGGGAAGGAAAGGGCCGCACCTTCTGACTGCTGTCGCGCAGGCCGCCTGTGTTATTGAGGAAAATGATTTTGGTGGGCCGCAGCGCCTTGGCCAGCGACGCGGTCACCTCCAGGGAGTCGAGAAGCACGGAGCGGCGCGCAGCCGTCTCCCCGATGGGGCACAGGATGGGGATGCTGCCCGACTCCAGGCACCACTGCAGCAGGTCTGTCTCCACCGAGACGATGCCACCGTAGCTGTGGGCCAGACGTGGTGCTCGAGAGGGCCCCCTCCAGGCCTGCTGGACGGGGCAGGGCGGGCGGAGTAGCGCGCTCTGAGGACGCCTGGGCGGGCAGGGCGGGCACTAACCTGGCATGGGGAGCCGGCTCGGCAGCGCCTAGCACCGACCCGCCGCCAAAAAAAGGCACAGCAGTGGCGGCGTTGTGTCGAAGCGCGTCCACCAGCACCTTGCAGCTCTCAGCCAGctgcgccttggcctcccagaaggAAAGACAGCCCGAGGGCGCCGTTGGGGCGGGCAGCCCCAGGACCACCAGCGGCTTCATGTCCATGCGCTGCAAGAAGGCCAGGGCGAAGGCCAGACTGGATACGCCCTGCTGGCACTTGAGTACCTCCTCGTCCACCTGCGGAGGAGTGGGCTTTCAAGGAGTGTGACACGGCCCTGAGCCGCTGGCTCCCACAGCCTGGCCTGCAGGGCCGGCTCGGTGACCCTACGCTTCCAGAAGCTGTCACAACCCACTTCTTGCCACCGGTGCTCACCTGCTCCGCCCTTTGCCCCGTTGGGTCTTGCCACTCCCTTGTCTCACGCTGGGGTACCTCCCGCCCTTCTCCCTGCGACCTTGGACTCCGGGACACCTTTGGGGGAGGGGCAACGCAGGCGGCTCCTGTCTAGGTCCTTCTGAACCCCTAACTGCGCCTTTGTTGGGGGCCTTCTTCAGAGCATCACACCTGGCGGGTGGGGGCCCCCCAGGATCCTCACTCAGGCTGGGCGCGAGGCTTCCGGAGGAGCTTATGGCCTCACCCATTCTCGGCGGCGCTGGTCTGGGCTCTGCCGGGCTCCTTCCCGCTTTCGCTGCGCAGAGCCCGCAGCCTATCCTACCATGCCTGAAGACAGGTGGCCAGACAACCCCATCCCCTCGCTGTGTCACGGCCCACGCCGGGCTCCGCTCACCTCGATGACGGCGAAGGGCTTGTCCGCGGAGTGGTGGCAGGTTTGGAACTGCGTGAGCCAGTGGCGCGCCTCCCCGGGGCTGGCCCCGCACTGGTTCAGGAAGGCCTGGATGTCCCGCTGCACTAGCGAGCGGCCCGAGGGAGGCTCAGGGGGCTCGTGGGGCACCAGGGGCGTGGGACTCGGCACCCACGACGGCTCCTCGGCGACAGGCGACTGGGAGACGTCTTCCGCGCCCGCGTACTCCTCCAGCGGGGGCTGGGGCTGCGACCAGGCGGTGCTGAGCCGGCGCCCCGGGCTGGTGCCCCTCGCCGCCCGCCGCCGCGCGCCACAGCTCAGCCTCCGGGATCCCCCAGTGCCTCCCCGGCCGCTCAGCCTCGGGGCCACAGCAGCTGCCCGCAGAACCGCGGCCATCAGCGCCGTCGCCATGACGACAACCAACTCTTGCCCGCCCAAGAGTGGCAGTCTGTCTGGAGCGTCTGGCACTGAGGGGCTCTTAACTTGCCATTGGGCGGGGCTGGACCTGGTAGGGCGGGGTCCGGACAGGGGACTAGGAGTCTCCTCTGGTTGCGTTTGAGGAGGGTCAGGCCATGGGTCAGGGGGCGGGGCCACTAGGCTCCCCCGCCCCTGGAGGAACTGAACCCACTATCGGTCATGGGGCCGAGACTAAATGTGGCAGGTTGTCTTTAATCTGCTGCCAAGGTAGGTTCCAGGGGCGGCTTTGGGAGTCTGCAGGGCCTTGGATGATTGGCATTCTGACCCGAGAATAAAGGACTGCAGGTGGCTTTGAGCACAGGGCTCGGCAGGGGTCTGGAAGGAGGGAGCTGGAAAGAGTAGAAGGGGGACAGTGGGACGGCGGGGGGCGGGTGGTGCTGGCCTTGTCTGTCCTGTTTGCTGAGCTCAAAGAAGATCCTTGTGAATGACCACGAGGTTACCAGGGTTTGGCAAACTCCAGTCACTGGGTACCAGCTTGAGGAATTCTGTTATATCCTCAAAACACCCCTCCAAACTTATGATACTTTAGTGTTAAAGTATTTTAAtagtgttaaattttttttagtgttaAAGTTATTCTATATCAAATATCATctctggtaaaaataaaataaaatggaatttttcattttgttttttgagatagggtctcactctgttgcccaggctggagtacagtggcacaatcatagcttactgcagcctccacctcccaggttcaaatgatcctcctgcctcagcctcccgagtagctgggaccacaaatgcacaccaccatgcccagctaattaaaaaaatactttttttttaagagatgggttttcaccacgttgcccaggctgttctcgaactcctgagctcaagcggtcctcccacttctgcctcccaaggtgctgggattacaggtgtgagccacctcactcaacctctttaacctttttaaacttaaaatttatcCATATTAGGTCTGTAACTAGGCCAGTATCACTTGCCATAAGCAGAATGCCTTAAGAATCAAGTgaggaggtgggtgggtcatttgaggtcagaagttcaagaccatcctggccaacatggtgaaaccccatctctactaaaaatacaaaaattagccgggcagtagtgacatgtgcctgtaatcccagctactcaggaggctgaggccagagaatcatttgaccctgggaggcggagattgcggtgaactgagattgtgccactgtactccagtctgggtgacagagtgagaccctgtctcaaaaaaaaaaaaaaaaagaaagaaagaaaaagaatcaagtgAGAGGAAAACAATGTTATTACATTCCATTACATTGCAGCTGCATAGCTTGCCTGCTTTCTTGGTAACATGGAAGGTTAGCAGGTGCCATGTGTTAAAGATACCCTAGCACCAAGCAGAGCCTTCTTTGTGGTAGAGGAATAGCTAACATATGTCAAACGCCACGCACTATGCAAAGCACTTCACAAATagtcattcatttaatcctctcagtgACTCCAGGATAGCTattatcattattcccattttacagatgagacaatAGAGGTACAGAAATACGTGAGGGTTAGGGTCACTCAGCTCACAAGCTGTGGAGCTGGTCTAGGAAGCAGTTCTGCTCCAGATCCATGCTCTTAAGCAAATTTTGGAAAGGACTTGAAAGGCTTGAAAACATTCACAGGATATGATTCAATGTTACTTCATACTGTGTCTGTGTGCTGGGCACCGTCAGCTGCGCACATCCTGCCCTTGGGTACACTCTGATCCAGTTGAACCCTCTGTTGTTATAGAGGGCGAAAGAGGACCCTCTGTTGTTGTAGAGGGGAGGTGacctggccaaggtcacacagcttgtcagTGGCATGGCCAGACCCTAAGCACCCTCAGTTCCCAGCCCTGCTCCTCCCTGCTTCCTTGCACGTGGTTTTGTCTCCCCATGCTGGAGTCCTGACACCTGGGGCTCTGCCTTTTGGAGAGCAGGGCTTGGGCTGCTTCCCTCCTGAGGATTCTccaggggaggctgagggggtgcgCTCATCTGTTTTTGGGATCTTCCCCGAGTCCCCAtcccctgccccgcccccccACATACTGTCCCACGTGGGAGACTCTGTAGTGGAAGGAGGGGCTGACATAGGACCTCCTCATTGAGTTCTTTGTTTTCCCACTTAGAAATCTTGGGTTCCAAGGCAAAGCGTGAAGCAATGGCGTGGAGGGGCTGCACCCCCTACCTGGTGGGGCCACCTCCAgggccttctttctctttcctctttactTTCAggccccgccacacacacacttctcagAATCCACTGGAGGAGGAGGTCTTAGCCTCCAGGGGCATAATAGTTTTCCTCTCCAAACTCCTCCAACCCAAATGTGCTTCCCTTTCCCTAGGCTGCAAGGCCAGCTCTTCATCACAGCAGGCCACCCCCGCTGACCCCTCTCCACTCAGAATTCCTCCTTCTTGTCTCTGTCCTCTTTGACTCAGACTagggctccctgagggcaggactGGTATCACCCTCAGACTGGGGGCTTCCTAGGGGTCCACCCAATTCAGTCCCTGCTGACTGAATCAGCTCCATTGCCCCTGAGCCTATGAGGTGGACACGGGCTGGGAAGCTGCTTCCCACTCCTTtgggcttcatcccagagggCCGTGTCCCCAGGCGGCCAATGGGGCCCAGAGATACCAGAGTAGATGATTAACTCCAGGCCCATTGACCCTGGGGCCACTCTGTCCCCTCCACCTCTCCTCTGGTTGGGGAACTGGCCCTGCTTTCTGGAGGAGAAGAGTGTAAGCGTCTGGGGTCAGCACTCCTACCCAGCCCCACCCCTCTGAGTTGAAGGCCTACAGGACCATTGTTGATGTGTGGGTCCAGCtcacatttttcttcctctaaagCTGGGTGTTATTTTGTTAGAGCAGAGCCTGTTGTCATTGTGCCCAGGTTCAGGGCCCCAGCTTCTCACCAGGCTTGGGTCTTGGAGATCCTGAGAGCAGAGACACAACTTCTACCCGGAAGGGCCCTGAGCACAGGAGCCAGGTTTAAGCCCAAGGCTCTCCCTCCCGATACAGCCCTTCTTGGCTGCAACTCAGCCCAGCAGGGCGTGAATGTGACAGGAATCAGTCAGGGTAAGGGGCTAGGGTTGACATTTGACAGTACCATATCACAGCTCCTGAGGGgaggcacacacacaaatatgcacaGTACACAAATATAGAGCCCCAGAGCATTGAGATGCAAACAGATAAACAGTGTGTAGACACACAGGTGTACAGAGACACAGTACACAAACTTGGAGACCCACGCCAGCCACAGTCACATGGACACTCATCTGCATGTAGAGAGATACCTCTGTATACCATACAGGTGTACTGAGGTACACAGATCCACTCACACATGTTTGGATACAGAATTGTGCACTcacataggctgggcgtggtggttcatgcctgtaatcccagcactctgggaggccgaggcgggcggatcacttgaggtcaggagtttgagaccagcctggccaacatagcgaagtcccgtctctgctaaaaaaaattacaaaaattagccaggtatggtggctggcacctgtaatcccagctacttgggagactgaacctgggaggtggaggttgcagtgagccaagatcgcaccactgcactccagcctgggtgacagagcaagactcagtctcagaaaaaaaaaaaaaagtgcacactTAGAGAGGCATTCTCAGTGACTGTGTCATATAGGAATACATGGACATAGACGTGGAAAGACACCaagaacacacaaaaacacacccAGCTGTGGCCATTGACAGATACAGGACACTTTGACACACCCAGGGTAGCACAGATCTCCTGACAGTGCCATCTGCCCTTATCTACAAAGGCACAGAGATACACCCCGGCCCAACCAAAGGCAGACACAGGGCAGTCCTCTGGCTTTGTCACACTCATGTGACAGAAACCTTGATCAAATCCACCTTCCATCTATTCTGTGCCTGCACCACACAGCTGAACATGTGTGATGGCTAGAGAAAGACATATAACCTCGACGCCTGGTCTCAATTTAAATGTGCAACCACAAgctgcacatgtagtcccagctactcaggaggtggaggtgggaggattgcttgagcctgggaggttgaggctgcagtagctatgaccatgccactgcactctagcctgggcaacagagtgaggccttggctgttttgtgtgtgtgtgtgtgtgtgtgtctcaaaaaaaaagaagaaaagaaaagggaagctcTCAGAAAACATAGGTGCCCATGTCTCTGCTCTCTACCTGTTCGTGTAGATGGACAGCCCAGGTGTCATCTAAAGCCAGTTCCTGCCCTGGTGCACAGGCcccatcccttccttcctcctgagCATtgctccaggaagtcttccctctGCTGCTCCATCATCAAAATTCCTACCAGCATATAAACagttattttccatcttttttttttttttttttgagatggagtcttgctctgtcacccgggctggagtgcagtggccggatctcagctcactgcaagctccgcctcccggttttacgccattctcctgcctcagcctcccgagtagcggggactacaggcgcccgccacctcgcccggctagttttttgtgtttttagtagagacggggtttcactgtgttagccaggatggtctcgatctcctgacctcgtgatccgcccgtctcggcctcccaaagtgctgggattacaggcttgagccaccgcgcccggcctattttccaTCTTAACAAAacttcgtttctttctttctttcttttttttgagacggagtttcactcttgttgcccaagctggagtgcaatggcacgatctcagctcactgcaacctctgcctcctgggtttgagcaattcttctgcctcatctgcctgagtagctgggattacaggtgtgtgccaccatgcctggctatttttttgtatttttagtagaaacggggtttcaccatgttagccaggctggtcttgaactcctgacctcaggtgatctgcccacctcaacctcccaaagtgctgagattacaggcgtgagccactgtgccccgcccctAACAAAACTTCTGACTTCACCTCCCCTGTCACCCCTCAACTCCACTCTGGGATCAACTAA is part of the Chlorocebus sabaeus isolate Y175 chromosome 16, mChlSab1.0.hap1, whole genome shotgun sequence genome and encodes:
- the NAGS gene encoding N-acetylglutamate synthase, mitochondrial, whose protein sequence is MATALMAAVLRAAAVAPRLSGRGGTGGSRRLSCGARRRAARGTSPGRRLSTAWSQPQPPLEEYAGAEDVSQSPVAEEPSWVPSPTPLVPHEPPEPPSGRSLVQRDIQAFLNQCGASPGEARHWLTQFQTCHHSADKPFAVIEVDEEVLKCQQGVSSLAFALAFLQRMDMKPLVVLGLPAPTAPSGCLSFWEAKAQLAESCKVLVDALRHNAATAVPFFGGGSVLGAAEPAPHASYGGIVSVETDLLQWCLESGSIPILCPIGETAARRSVLLDSLEVTASLAKALRPTKIIFLNNTGGLRDSSQKVLSNVNLPADLDLVSNAEWVSTKERQQMRLIVDVLSRLPHHSSAVITAASTLLTELFSNKGSGTLFKNAERMLRVRRLDELDQGRLVDLVNASFGKKLRDDYLASLRPRLHSIYVSEGYNAAAILTMEPVLGGTPYLDKFVVSSSRQGQGSGQMLWECLRRDLQTLFWRSRVTNPINPWYFKHSDGSFSNKQWIFFWFGLADIRDSYELVNHAKGLPDSFHKPASDPGS